CGCTTCCAGCAGGGCGGTTTTACCGGAGCCGACCGGGCCGCCGACGCCAACGCGCAGCGGGTGTTTGTAACTTGCCATACCTTCTCCTCAGGAACGGAATATGCGGGAATATTGGGTTTCGTGACGCGCCGAGGCGATGGCCGACAGCGGCGTCGCAGAACCTATCAATTCGTCAGGGCAGTTCAGCCCGCGTTCAACGCCTGCGGCGTACTGCTCGCAGAGCGACATAATCAATTTTTGTGCGGCCTGCTGGCCGAAAGGCACCAGCTTCACGCCCGCCATCACCGCGCTTTCAATCCAGCTGTAACCGAGCGTCAGCGCCAGCTCTCGCAGTTCGATCCCCCAACGCACACCCAGCCACGCCATGCCGCAGAGTTGGCTTTGGTTAAACAGCCCACGCCATTCTCCAGGGCATTCCGGCTGCCAGTCGTACAGCAGGCGCGTAAACGCCTGGCCGCGATTACGTTCTTCATCACGCAGTTCGCGCGTTTCCCGACACGCCAGCAGCCATGCCGTCCAGCGCGTGGCGGCCTCAACGTCATCCTGTTCCCAGGCGTGATACAGCCGGGCGAACAGCGGCAGGTCGACATGAAAAAAACTCTGCTCCATCTGCTGCGTTTGCCAGTGGGCGAAGGCGGCGGTATCGGCAATCCAGTCCGCTTCCACTGCCCATTCCAGCCCCTGCGACCAGCTGTAGCCGCCCACCGGCAGGTTGCTGCTCGCCAGTTGTAATAATCGCAGCCGCTGCGTGGTGTCAGTCATCAGTGGCTGTGCGAATGTGAATGGCCGTGGTGGTGATGCCCTTGCGCTTCGCTGGTATACGCCCCGGCTTCCGGTTCGAACGGCAGGTTCGCAAAGGTCACGGTCAGACCAAACTGGCGCAACATGTCGTCGAGCACGTGGTCGTGATGAAAACGCAGTTCGCCGGGCATGATTTGCAGCGGCACGTGACGGTTGCCGAGGTGATAACAGGCTTTGGCGAGCTGGAACGGATCATCGCAGCGCACTACCGACACGCCCTCATCGGCGGCAATCACTTCGATAAACTCGCTACCGTCTTCGCTCGCCAGGATATCGCCACCGCGCAGCAGCAGGCCGCGGGGCAGCATCAGTCCGGCTTCACGTCCGTCGCTGAGCGTCACTTTGGCGCGGCTTTTGACCCGCACATCAATCGGCAGCGTGACGCTGGCGGTCAGTTGATGAGCGTGATCGACACGCTGAGTCAGATACAGCATCGTTACTCCTTAAAAAAGAAAATAGCGTTGCGCCATCGGCAACACGTCCGCTGGCTCGCTGGTAACCAGTTTCCCGTCGATCCGCACTTCATAGGTCTGGGCATCGACGGTGATATTGGGTTGCAGGCTGTTGTGGATCATGTCGGCTTTCTTCACCGTCCGGCAGCCTTTCACCACTGCGGTCTGGCTTTTTAAGCCCAGTTGCTGCGGCACGTTGTTGTCGAGTGCCGACTGGGAAAGAAATGTCAGGCGACACTGATGGCGAGCCGCGCCGAGCGAGCCAAACATCGGGCGGTAATGCACCGGCTGCGGCGTGGGAATTGAGGCATTGATGTCGCCCATCGGGGCCATCACAATCATCCCGCCTTTAACGATGGCAGCGGGTTTCACGCCAAAGAACGCCGGTGACCACAGCACCAGATCTGCCATTTTTCCGGCTTCAATGGAGCCCACTTCATGCGCAATGCCGTGGGTCAGCGCCGGGTTGATGGTGTATTTGGCGATGTAGCGTTTCACGCGGAAATTATCGTTATCGCCCTGTTCCTCTTCCAGCGCGCCGCGTTGCACTTTCATTCGGTGCGCCACCTGCCAGGTTCGCAGAATCACTTCGCCCACGCGGCCCATCGCCTGTGAATCGGAAGAGGTCAGGGAAAAGGCGCCGAGATCGTGCAGTACGTCCTCTGCGGCGATGGTTTCCCGGCGAATGCGCGATTCGGCAAAGGCCACATCTTCGGCGATATCCGGCGACAGATGATGACAAACCATCAGCATATCCAGATGCTCGTCGATGGTATTGATGGTGTACGGCAGCGTCGGGTTGGTGGACGAGGGCAGAATATTGGGATGCGCACAGGCGGTGATGATGTCCGGCGCATGGCCGCCACCCGCGCCTTCAGTATGAAACGTGTGGATAGTCCGGTCGCCAATCGCCGCCAGGGTGTCTTCGACAAAACCGGATTCGTTCAGCGTATCGCTGTGCAGCGCCACCTGAATATCCATCTCCTCGGCAACGGTCAGCGAGCAGTCGATGGCGGCGGGCGTTGCGCCCCAGTCTTCGTGAATTTTCAGGCCGATAACGCCAGCCACAACTTGTTCGCGCAGCGTTTCCGGGTTCGAGCCGTTACCTTTACCGAGCAGGCCGATATTCACCGGCAGGCTGTCGATGGCTTGCAGCATCCGGCTGATATACCACGGCCCCGGCGTACAGGTGGTGGCGTTGGTGCCGGCCGCCGGACCCGTGCCGCCGCCGATCATGGTGGTCACGCCGGAGACCAGCGCTTCTTCCGCCTGCTGCGGGCAAATCCAATGAATGTGTGTATCGACGCCGCCTGCGGTGACTATTTTACCTTCGGCGGCGATCACTTCGGTGCCGACGCCAATCGGGATCGTAATGTTGGGCTGAATATCCGGATTGCCGGCTTTACCCACGGCGAAGATCCGCCCATTTTTCACGCCGATATCCGCTTTTACGATCCCCCAGTGATCGACGATCAGCGCGTTGGTCAGCACCAGGTCGACGCAATCGTCGCCGATCATTTGCCCCTGGCCCATGCCATCGCGAATCACTTTGCCGCCACCGAATTTGACCTCTTCGCCGTAGGTGGTGAAGTCCTCTTCCACTTCAATCCACAGCTCGGTGTCAGCCAGCCGTACTTTGTCGCCGGTGGTGGGGCCAAACATGTCGGCATACGCCTGACGGGAAATTTCGGTCATGGTTTTGTCTCCAGCTCGCCCATCACTTCGCCACGAAAACCGAAAATGCGCTTATCGCCAGCAACCGCTACCAGTTCGACTTCGCGCTTTTGGCCCGGCTCAAAGCGCACGGCGGTGCCTGCCGCGATGTTCAGCCGAAAGCCTTGACACGCTTCCCGGTCGAATTTCAGCGCAGGGTTGACTTCATAAAAGTGATAATGCGATCCCACCTGGATCGGGCGGTCACCGTGGTTTTCGACGATCGTTTTATGCGTTTCGCGGCCCACGTTCAGGGCAATGTTGCCGCTCTGGATCTTGTATTCACCGGGGATCATGGCGACGTCCTCAGAGTATCGGGTTATGGACGGTGACCAGTTTGGAGCCGTCGGGAAACGTGGCTTCTACCTGAATGTCCGTGATCATCTCCGGCACGCCTTCCATCACCTGATCGCGGGTCAGTACGTGGCGGCCGTCTTCCATTAGCGAAGCCACGGTTTTGCCGTCGCGCGCGCCTTCCATAATGAAAGCGCTAATCAGCGCCACCGATTCGGGATAATTGAGCTTCACGCCGCGGGCGAGGCGACGTTCCGCCACCAGGGCCGCGGTAAACAGCAGCAGCTTGTCTTTTTCTCTGGGCGTCAGTTCCATAGCGTTCTCTCAGGTCAGCCAGATTCGGGGGAGTAAAGGGGATTTGTTCAGCAGCTGCGGGCGCAGCGCCTGCCAGATCTCACGCATCGCGCGCTGGCAAATCAGGTTATCGTGCGATAAAAAGCGCACCGCCAGCAGGCCGTCGACCAGCGTGGCTCCAGCGTAAGCGTCGAGCGGCGTAAGCGACTCGTGCACCTCATCGAGCATGATCTCAGTAGCTGGGTAAAACAGCAGGCTGCCAATCCACGGCTTTTCTGCCACGGCGCTCAGGTCGCCATCAGCCAGATGCAGGCGTTCAATCATCAACGGCGAACCGTTCTTCCACACTTCAAGTCGGTTGGTTATCTCACCGTGACTGAACGTTTCGCCGATAACCGGCCGCCCCAGGCAATACAACTCCCAGGCCAGCAGGCGCGCGCCTTCTTGTAAATGAAATACGCTGTGTAGCGTGGCGTTCGCGCCGGGGAAAAAAAGGGTGTCCTGCGGCAGCCATTCCAGAATGGCGTTTTCTGCCAACTCAAAACGCTGACTCAGCCGCGCCTGTGGACCGTGGCTGCGATAAAACTTGCTGGCACCGGGCATGGTGATAAGCGTATGGGTATCGGGTTCGAGGGTGACGCTGATATCCAGCATATCGCCGCCGACAATCCCACCGGGCGGGTGCAGCAGATAAAGATGGCAGGTGGAGCCTTCAGGATAGAAAGGGCGTTGGACGGTCAGCGGACCGAAATGACGTGCGGAGGCCAGCACCGTTTTCTCCGGCGTGTGGCAAAACCGCAGGGCAAGCGTGGCGTGCCAACCCGTTTTTTCACTCTCCCATTCTGCGCCAGACACCGTGGCACCCCTGCAATTGCGTGATTAATCAGACGCTAATGAGTATGGATCAGCCGGGGAAGTTCGCGGTCATAGGAAACGCTTATGATGTTAATAAACTGTAAAGATTGATGTCGCCGCCCGAATGGCGGCGAGGGAAGGGCTAATTATGCGGTTTATTTTTACGCTTCAGGCGCGCCCAGATTTTGGTTTCCTGACGACGCCACAAACGCTGGATGTTGTCATGATGGCGCAGCAGGATCAGACACGAAAGCATTGAAACCGGGAAGGTGTACTGTGGCATAAACCACCACACGTAGAACGGGGCCACCAGGGCGCTCACGATAGCGCCCAGCGACGAATAGC
This DNA window, taken from Scandinavium goeteborgense, encodes the following:
- a CDS encoding urease subunit gamma gives rise to the protein MELTPREKDKLLLFTAALVAERRLARGVKLNYPESVALISAFIMEGARDGKTVASLMEDGRHVLTRDQVMEGVPEMITDIQVEATFPDGSKLVTVHNPIL
- a CDS encoding urease accessory protein UreD: MSGAEWESEKTGWHATLALRFCHTPEKTVLASARHFGPLTVQRPFYPEGSTCHLYLLHPPGGIVGGDMLDISVTLEPDTHTLITMPGASKFYRSHGPQARLSQRFELAENAILEWLPQDTLFFPGANATLHSVFHLQEGARLLAWELYCLGRPVIGETFSHGEITNRLEVWKNGSPLMIERLHLADGDLSAVAEKPWIGSLLFYPATEIMLDEVHESLTPLDAYAGATLVDGLLAVRFLSHDNLICQRAMREIWQALRPQLLNKSPLLPRIWLT
- a CDS encoding urease subunit beta, which encodes MIPGEYKIQSGNIALNVGRETHKTIVENHGDRPIQVGSHYHFYEVNPALKFDREACQGFRLNIAAGTAVRFEPGQKREVELVAVAGDKRIFGFRGEVMGELETKP
- a CDS encoding urease accessory protein UreF, producing MTDTTQRLRLLQLASSNLPVGGYSWSQGLEWAVEADWIADTAAFAHWQTQQMEQSFFHVDLPLFARLYHAWEQDDVEAATRWTAWLLACRETRELRDEERNRGQAFTRLLYDWQPECPGEWRGLFNQSQLCGMAWLGVRWGIELRELALTLGYSWIESAVMAGVKLVPFGQQAAQKLIMSLCEQYAAGVERGLNCPDELIGSATPLSAIASARHETQYSRIFRS
- the ureC gene encoding urease subunit alpha: MTEISRQAYADMFGPTTGDKVRLADTELWIEVEEDFTTYGEEVKFGGGKVIRDGMGQGQMIGDDCVDLVLTNALIVDHWGIVKADIGVKNGRIFAVGKAGNPDIQPNITIPIGVGTEVIAAEGKIVTAGGVDTHIHWICPQQAEEALVSGVTTMIGGGTGPAAGTNATTCTPGPWYISRMLQAIDSLPVNIGLLGKGNGSNPETLREQVVAGVIGLKIHEDWGATPAAIDCSLTVAEEMDIQVALHSDTLNESGFVEDTLAAIGDRTIHTFHTEGAGGGHAPDIITACAHPNILPSSTNPTLPYTINTIDEHLDMLMVCHHLSPDIAEDVAFAESRIRRETIAAEDVLHDLGAFSLTSSDSQAMGRVGEVILRTWQVAHRMKVQRGALEEEQGDNDNFRVKRYIAKYTINPALTHGIAHEVGSIEAGKMADLVLWSPAFFGVKPAAIVKGGMIVMAPMGDINASIPTPQPVHYRPMFGSLGAARHQCRLTFLSQSALDNNVPQQLGLKSQTAVVKGCRTVKKADMIHNSLQPNITVDAQTYEVRIDGKLVTSEPADVLPMAQRYFLF
- the ureE gene encoding urease accessory protein UreE, with product MLYLTQRVDHAHQLTASVTLPIDVRVKSRAKVTLSDGREAGLMLPRGLLLRGGDILASEDGSEFIEVIAADEGVSVVRCDDPFQLAKACYHLGNRHVPLQIMPGELRFHHDHVLDDMLRQFGLTVTFANLPFEPEAGAYTSEAQGHHHHGHSHSHSH